The following nucleotide sequence is from Apium graveolens cultivar Ventura chromosome 4, ASM990537v1, whole genome shotgun sequence.
TTGTGTCTGTAATTATGATCTGTTTCTATTTTGTAACAATTTTACCAAGTGCACAGTCGTCATAGGCAAGTGGTGTCTCATGCAAACAGAGTAACTTATTTTTTAGCTTCTTCAAGGTATATGTTAAGAGTTCATTGTTGAAAGTTTCGATATACATAATTTTTTATTTGATAATTCTATATTCTTActttaatctgttattcatacTATAATAAGGTCACTTATGAAGCTTCCACGGCCTTTTTGGAAACTGCATTATAAGACAGACATGCAGCTGAAGTTCTATGCAGTTCCCCTGGCAGGTGGATCATAGAGGCACATAGCCAAACAGCCACCATTTGTTCCACTGCATGTAGCTTGTCCACATCCTAAAAAGAGTGTATTTTTCGCCACAACCTGAAGGTATGATCGGCATTCATCATTTGCCAGACACGACTTTGTTTCTTCATCATAATTAACCTTTTCCATCAGCCATTGATTCACCACAGTTTGTGGTGAACATCCAATAAGCCCGACAGATTGCCACTGGTTGATACCGTACTTCCTATCGGGCAACCTGGTGAAATTACAAATCTTGAGGTTAGATTGATCTCGAACTATCTGATTAGCCTCGAGGGCTAGATTAGGGCCCCATGAGAAAAGGTGAACTTTAGCGGCAACTCTGGCTTTGTTGTGTGCAGTTAGGAAGTCTCCGGTGTTCCCAGGAGACTTCGGAGCTCCCACAGCAGCAGATGTGGTGGCTACTGCCAATGCGCATATGGCTACAGCAAGTGCTAGCAACAATTTGTCCATTACTGATAGTAGGGCGTGTAGTATTAGTACTATTATTATTGTCTGGATGAATATAAATTTCTTGTGCCATGTACACTATTTATAGTCTCTTTGCCGTCATATATGAAGCCTTTTGGTTCTTAATTACTAAAGTCTGATCCGCCCAAAACTGGCCGCCCAAGCCCAACAAAATGTGTAAAAGTCTAGTGTGTGAGCTGGTATTGGTATACTTTTTGGTATGGTTTAGAGAATTGGTAGTTTGAGAACGGTGGGCTTTTCTGCAATAGGACACACATGTAGTGTGGCCATTAAGAGTCGGTCAGTGCATGCAAAATCTAAAACTTTATCTATGTGGGATGTAGTGTGTTGCAATGAGGTGGCCCAACGTGTGGTTAGCCTCGGCCCGACTCGTCCCGGCTCGGCCCGCCAACCCGCCTAACTCGCCTAACGCGGCACATTTAGTTTGTTTCACTTTCATTTGAATAAACAAAGTCTGCACACTACTACTGTGTTGCATTAAAAACATTTATTTTGTAATTAGTATCTCATTTATTTTTCTTTGTTAGAAAGTTGCTTTTATTTAATATATTGTAAAATgccaataatttatatattttattagaaataactttaaattttttttcttttcattttaatatatttaatcttaaaatgattattattaaataatcaattatttCATTCACTTccaatttagaaaaaataaattaacAAATACCATAATTGATTTATAACCTATGCCAAACCAGGTGGCTAACATACAAAACAAATGGAAAAACACAttaaatatgataaataatattgTGGCAGTGGTATACAAGTTGCTATCCACACAATTCGGCCCGTCTAACTCGCCAGGTGACAATCCAGCTCGCCCCAGCTCGACACGTATGCCCGGCACGCCTGTTCCAACACGCCAAACTCTGAATCTGTAACTAAAAAAAGTAATAATTTAACATAACTCGCCAGCCCGTATAACCCTACAAGCTGTACACGAGCTTATGTTTTTCGAACCGGCCCGAACCCGGCACGCCTTGTTTACCTTCACGTGCCGTTCACGAGTTGGGAGGTGACCAAATCGGCCCGATGATAATTCGGCCCGGCACACACAGCCCGTTCGTTTGGCCACCTCTTGCAAATAATCTTTGACTTGTAAAGAAGCTGATACAATGATTACACATTTTTATCGTAGtgtattataataat
It contains:
- the LOC141718842 gene encoding STS14 protein-like; this encodes MDKLLLALAVAICALAVATTSAAVGAPKSPGNTGDFLTAHNKARVAAKVHLFSWGPNLALEANQIVRDQSNLKICNFTRLPDRKYGINQWQSVGLIGCSPQTVVNQWLMEKVNYDEETKSCLANDECRSYLQVVAKNTLFLGCGQATCSGTNGGCLAMCLYDPPARGTA